Below is a window of Vanacampus margaritifer isolate UIUO_Vmar chromosome 11, RoL_Vmar_1.0, whole genome shotgun sequence DNA.
aaagcaaaaaataatgagGCCTGCTTGTCAATCACCTTAATGCAAATGCGAAATGTGCGTTTTGAAATACAGTATGCTTGCCAAAGCACAtcaaatgcttttcagcctACCTCATATTTCCATATTGACTCACATCTTAATGAGCTCACCTGTAAGGCAAAGATCAGCGTCGGCCTCACCCCCAACGGCGCCACCTCGCGCGGTTCCTGCTGAGCACAAAGCACACAAGACTTCTTGAATGCAAGCCAACGCGATGAAAGTAAAAGCAACGGCGCGCTTGTTTCCGTCCGCCGCCTCCCACTCGACTAATGAGTCGTTTAACGCCCTGTGTTGAACGCTCGCAGGTGTACAGCGCTCATTACAGCATGAACATCAACGGGGAGGTGAGAGAGGGCTCGGTGGAAATCGATTCCGACGACAACGTGGAGAGGTTCAAAACGGGCAGCGGCGACGAAGAGGCGGTGGAGATTCACGACTTTCAAAGCGTGAGTGACTTTGTCCCGTTGCGAAAACGGTCCGGCGGACATTCCGTCGGTGTGCTTTCGCGCAACTGTGAGTGTAAACATGGCATCTTTGTGATTTGGCGCAGGGAATAACTGCAATCCGATTCTTCGGGGGAGACAAGTGTTATATAAAATCCCAAATCAAAGGCAACCTTCCTCGCCTGGGAGCTCACAACAAAGACTCACTGATGTCTGACCTGGTATACGCGTTCTGCCGTCTCTTGAATGTcacaatttccttttttttttctcagtcacTTTTCAGTCTTCCCGGCTTTTCCCAGAGACTTCTTGTGCTTGTCTTGGCAGACAGACGAAGACATGCCAGTGAGGTTTGATGACGAGTTCCTCATCTGGGTTTCTTCCGAGCAAGCGCTGAAGGACATCGCTTTCTTGAGCCCCAAGATTCTGGCTCTGTGCGGAGAGCTACCTATTTACTGGCTCCAACCGCTCATTCCCAAAGGTTTGCCTTCAGAAAGTGACTCACAGCATTCCAAAGTCTGGGGAAGAAGTGACCTGATATTGGACAGCTTTGGTCTATTTCAAAAGTCTTTCATAGTTGATCCCAAGGGGAACTCTGCTTGAGGGATCCTTATATGATTTGGCATTTAAAAAGTTGAACCACAGTCCAATCGGTGATGTGATGGTGGATAGCATAAAACATAAAAGTCGATATAGTCGCTCAGTACTTGCCAAACAACAATAACAGATTGTCTCAAATGCAGGACagttatatataattatttgcaCAAATTGGTTCATAACCACTCCGTCCAGGCAACGGATAATAACGGGAAGTATCGCAACCTACTAAATAAAATCAAGAATGGAGCTCATAAACACCAGACAAGTACTGAGACACTGCCGGAATCTTGACTTGCTAAGAATGTAAGTCGACTCATTTCCGGTAACCTCGTGGTTAATTTTCTAATGTTTGTCCAAATAATCATCAGAATATACGTCACGAGTCAAAGGAAAAAGCCAAAATGCATTAACCCTGTCTGGAAAGAGGTTGACTGAGGTGCAATGGCTCGCGTGCGTGGCATGCTGACCTCACACTCTTTTACAAAATACTATAAATTGATTAGATTACACtgttgaacacatttttttctgttgagtTGGTCTGAcagcaatttttcttttttttttacaaatctgtgggtgcagaatccaaaactgatctcGGTTTTTCTCTATCACTTGACGTTATTGAGTTATTGGATCGTGTTTTCTTGAAGCATAGGAAATtacgtgtgtgtatgtaaataaaatatgaaggtGGAATAGTTACAAGCattgaaaactaaaatacaaacaaaccgcataaacaaaatataactTGTCCATGGTTACAAATAGTATTgttcgataccgatactggtatcggcagaggccccgatactgcattacacagtggtatcggtatcggtgagtactaacaagtaacatgccgataccattaattctgacgctaatataggactttaaatgcattttgtgtctatatatatcctattggcccttgaatgcgccgaaccaatggcaggacagcattttcatgttgagaaaaaaaaaacgtaggtatcggtatggtatcggcatcggcatgcaaagctgggtatcgggcgccaaaaaaacggtatcggaaaaCCACTAGAAAGTTACTTAGCTTAGCAGTAGATGATTCCAATCataatcagctcttcttactacagtcttactacagcgagtccgatttttttttttttactaaagaTGTGGAGAACTTGAcatgccagaaaaaaaatgtttttatttgaatcaaCATAAAAATCTAACAGATTTTTTCCCCAGGGCCATTCTTCCGTCTCGTGTGTGACATTCACACAACAATTCTGTTATTCTTCCAGGCTTCAACATTAGGCAATAATTGAGACCGTATAAATTATAGGATATTTATTGTGTCTTGGGTTATCTCTGTCAGCAAATTTAAGTAGTTTAGCTTTTTCATATCCCTTCTCAGAGATACTGAGGCAAATATGTTGTGTCACGTGTGtgacatttgactttgtaaggTCTCAATTATTGCCTACGCTTGAAGCCTGAAAGAACAACAGAATTGTTGTGAGAATGTCACACATGTGATGGAAGAATGGCCCTTCAAATTGTTCCCCTGTGTGATTGGTAGTCaatagtcatatttttttatttttattaacccATATCTGCAAATGTTACTAATGTCAATTCTATCCTATTAACACAAATATTTCTATATTAAAGTCTGTACACAGTGAATGGCATGATGAGATCTATCatctttaaatttgaaaaaaaaaaagtcatcttctTCACTAAAACAAAACGGTCATCCCTAAATTTAGAGGGCATGACCTTTGAACACtatataatataacatataGCATCGTTATCTCTCACAGTACAGTAGCTGTACACCGACATCAGACACTGATGCTATCCAAATCGCGATAAATTATACTTTCATGTACACAAAGACTgatgtgactttttaaaatgatgtgCATCTCATTAATTGACTAGCTAATGTCAACCAGGAATAATAATCTACTAATCTATACGCCTTTGTCTTCTGAAATCGAATAAATTGGACCGCAAATGATTTTATGTTGTTTGTACTGTTGTTTTGCTGTTATGAAGCTCTTCCTAAGTGGTTGATGGCCCGCCATTGTAAGCTGCCGATGGTTTATTCAGGAGTCAATTGAGGCTTACACTATATGTCGACACACTTGTGCCACTCACAGAAGTGAATGAAACACATGTGAACACAAAACGACAAAGGCTGATGCATTGTATGAAAAAAACTTATCAAATATGCAAGGCCACTTCATATCACTGCCGCTAATTGAATAATTCACTACGTCTGAGGAGGTTCGAGCCCACGTAGGATTGCACGCGTTGGGCGTCTTGTGAACACTGACCCAATACTCTGGCCTCTCGTGGCTGCCCTGACAGATGgggtgaggaggaagaggaggaggagggactcGCAGCGGGCCAAGCGGCAGTCCCGTGTGGAGGTGTTGGAGGTGACGGCAAAGGAGGACTCCTCCAGGTCGGGGGAACGCGGAGGCGAGGAGGGGCTTCAGTCGGATGTGGGATCGGGATTCAACCCCGAGAATCCGTATCATGTGAGTGGAGCGCGTcctactgggaaaaaaaaaaaggcttcaaagCTGATGAATTTTACATGAGCCATCAAGAGGCGTTTACGGAGCCCTGCAGCAACCCTTGAAAGCAACATCAACCATTGAAACTTTACTGTTTTGTCAACACTTTTACACGGGACTGCTCTGCATGTGTCTTACAACAAAGAAGGTTGTAAAAGAAATAGCCTAGTTACCAAAACACTTGGAGACTGAATAATGAgatgaaatggatggatggatgacggaAAGACAAGACACACAGACAAAAGAAAGACTCCTGGACGGACAGACTCATAATAgctggatggacagacagacaggatgGACGGAAGGAAGGACAGTAGGACATATGGAACATGGGCGCATGGATGGAGCGACACAAGGACATAGTACTTAGAATAGAAGGATGATGATAGGTTATTAGGGACAGATGGAcatgcagacagacagacagttgAATAGTTGATTCCTGGATAGATAGACGGACAAATGATagtaagatggatggatggatggcgatAGATGAGTAGGACATAATGGTCAGACAACATATACTGCagatcagggatgggcaactagcaatgtcatttaaaaaaaaattttttttgcaaccccgaaaaattgtttaaaaaaaaaaaacgctgataaaaattcaaaagaaaatccaaaaaaataaataaataaacaaaaacatttaaaaatggaaaaaaaaaaccttcaataTGCAAATCTGCGTGTGCCGAATCACAATTATGCAGGGATCggctgtagttttaagttgtaatatcggcactcaccactagatggcaaacatGGTTTTGTTGCCGTTACACtgggtcttatactgccctatACTACAACTTGAGTAGGCCTAGTAATTTTTGTGCACATTTGTAATTAAATGTTGGACAAACATAATACCTCAATAATATAATTTTGAgtgagattatttttttgtgtgaaaaatgtcacaaaatgacTTAATGGTGGTTTGCTGTTCAACAGTTGTGCCATCTTGTATGGTCATTTTTATCAGAGAGCCCTTCACActagggaaagaaaaaaaatcccagtatgtagttattttttttgtttgcttcaaacaacaaagatagtgtttttttttagacaatcaGAAATTGCGAAATgtatcatgaaaaataaaatatattacaagcacgtatttttaaaatgtcatttttgtctgGTTCGGAAGTGCGTGGTCCTATGTAGCACTGGTGAGAAATTGTGGTCCCCTCCAAGTTGACCCTCCCTGATGAGAAATGTAGATAGGAGAGGTAGATCGGTAGGTGAACAGACCATAAACCATCAGGATGCAGACAACTGATAGTCAGAGACATGCGATAAAAAGTGGAAGAGACACCGAAAAACAGCAAAGGACAAAGTTTTATAAGTGTGGTGTTTAGTCTTAAGGCACTTAGCACAGCATCGAGCGGGTGATGGTGTGGCGTTAGCGACCCCAACTGCAGGTCACCCAGGCAACAGCTGCCACCCTAAGTTGTTGAACTTATATAAGTGATGCGAAAACTCCCATTGCTTATAAAAATTCATATTGCCTAAGAGAACCCCAGTCACATGTTTGGCCGGATGAGagctttggactttttttttttcttcttttttcagacCATCTAAATTGCAAATGagcatgaattttaaaaaagatcGCTCATCAAAATTAACACCGCTTGAAAAACTTGCAGCGCGGCGGAGATACCGGGACCGTCGCTGGCGCCGGCGAGGGAGGCGGCGTGACCTTTGACTCCATGCTGGACCACCAGGGGATCTGCTGCGCCGAATGCCAGCGCGGCTACACGCACTGTCAGAGAATATGTGAGCCTCTGCGCGGCCACTGGCCCTGGCCGTACAACTACAGAGGATGCCAGGTAGCTTGCAGAGTCATTATGCCGTGTCGCTGGTGGGTGGCACGCATCTTAGGCATCGTGTAGACGCGCACGCAATGCACCCAAGATCCTAAAGGTCTTTAAAGTTTTTGCTTGTGTGCGGCTACACTTTCTTTTTCAGTTAGATTAGCAGAGGACTACTTGCAAGTGGGACATATAACCGGAAAGCAGGGCATGAAAataattgtgtgaatgctgagaaacAATCATGTATACTAGTGCTTAGAAAtagccagccatttttatccatctaagggggcggccattttgccacttgatgttgactgaagatgacatcaatgttgctcagggctcaggcaacgaccaatcgcaaCTTActtagcccttttttttttgtcaatcacacagttgtcatagagattcatacgataaaccaaaaaaagggatttaattgttaaaatccttcctatttactttcacattcacgtttgCGTTCTTATTTACATTCACGTCTAAACGCTAGTAGCATGTTTTCGTCataccggaactagaactacttcctgtttccgtaactaagaatcatgggaaatgtagtcctactagcctaacgCTGCGGTGGTCTGTCAGACCtgacgcaagctgagcttttttAGAGGCAGAATGTTTAGCGGTATTAAACTGTCAACCacaatagcatttagcattagctagagTAATTACACAACCACCAGTCATTAGACGGAGTACCGATAGTCTCTGGtgaaaatttattgtacattttattttcagcagaattgtatgtattttgaaaatctggtcaccctacgtGCATGGCTACTTTAGTGttaatagtttaaaaaacatgaataattaTTTCATTCCTTAAACAATTGCTTTTCAAAATAAGCAAAGCAAAAGAGGAATTCAGGGGGAAGTAAAGAAGCTTGGAAAAAATtgaggaaaacttttttttttttaacctgctaAGATGATTTCAGTaatatgtaaaaatgtaaaatagattGATTTCTACTTCTAGTTTCCGGGACCAGGAGCATATTCGCTCTGCATTTGCGCACTTTTCATCTACGCGTATGCCCCCGTCCAGACTTATGTCGCGCACATTTTGCGGAATCTGGGAATGATAAGCTCTAAAGAGGCGCGGCATCCTACATTTCTTGGACTTTGACCTTTCTTGGTCATTGAAATCCACGAAAAAGATAACGCACAATTTAAATTAGAGAATGCTCCACCTAGCTGATGTGCAGTCGGCCAGTCGGTACGTGCCGACTGCCCGGCCTCCAATTACACTTTGAAGgagagcagttttttttatttttttttattctgtaagaaataaatccaataaaagtaatttaatcagaatgctgtgctTATGTTTGGAGTTTCATCAATAAAAAAGGGAGTGTGCCTGGCATTCAACTAGATCAGTGGCcctcaatttatttttctttttttaagccacAGTCACCTAGACAGACTTATTTGTTAAATGTTAGATAAGAAACCAAgcgttttttctttcctttgttttttattttattgcggTTGTAGAGTAACAATTTGTTTATATGATCTTTAACAGACATTTTCTAGAAAGTATTTTCCACAATGTCACATGTAATTAACTATTTCATGCCTTAGCGTGGTGGTTCTCGAAGGGTTTGGGGCAAAACGTTTTTGACAAGTAAtggtaacaaacaaacaagcagagATGTCAAAGCATTGCCAGAAGATCATTGCACTTACATTTAAGTGTCCAATCACATTACAGTGATGTCAATCCTCAGCTGCTCTTAGCCCATGTCAAGGTATCTGCTGGTGTAAGGACTCAtaattgaagactttttaaCATCTTTCTTATTTATGCTAACTATCTAAAATGAAGCTACTGTATATCTATAGTTGTGCCCAGAACAGTCTGCTACTTGTGATCAGATAATAATGACTTGGTGAAGCACCAGGTGGTTCTTTGCCCAAGGTTATTTTTGTACGCCTTATTCCCTTCATTTattctttagcattttagcttCATGGTAGTGTCTCTCAGCATTCGAGCAACTTTCGGAGGGGAAGTATATTAAAAGCAatagttctttcttttttttttgcatgcactAATCTACACACAGTGAACAGTGTCGACAATTAGCAATTGTAAGTATTATTGTAGAGCCTTAATGTACTATGCAGCACGCTGAAAGGTATCTGCGTGACATCGTGTCGCTTTTGTGAGTGCAGCATTTTCAATAAATTGTCATTTAAGTATTGGCTGGCcttgatgtgtttttgtgtgtcacaTGTTGTTTCCATGGTTCCACTCTGTACTTCTCTGATAAAACTGAAGTGACAGCGAGGTCTGCCGCGTCCTCCATTCACAGCTCCCAATGTGTTTGAAGGCAATGCAATTTGTGCATGCTGACATCTGTATTGATGTGAACTAATGTGAGATGAGTGTCGCGGCGATGATGGAAAATATTTCtataaaagtgacattttgattaaacctttttcttttcttcacccCGGTGAAAGGAGAAGAGGGTGTGGATGCTGAGCGCCCCAATAATGTGATCACAGGCTTTTATTTCACCGCCGTTATTTCAGCTTTTAGGCTATTCTAAAtagatgtgacaaaaaaaaggagggaaaaaaatcaaaagaaatCTGATTACTATCTCCAAAGCCATATGCCACCTCTCTAAATAATTGAGAGGAGCCGTGTTGCGATCAGGATGATTTCACACAGTGTGATCCAGGCACATCAAACTACAACAGATGTGAAATTGCATCATATCTGCCAACACGTAGAGACGCATTGAAACTCAGCAGTGTGAGGAAACCACACAAAGAGATGCTTGTCTCTTCGGCGGGAGATTTGTGCGGGTTTTCATGGGGGTAGAGGTGCTTATCACATCTGCGCCGCTGATAAGACGTCCTCTGTGCTTCCGTAGGCTATATAATATTAATCCCTCTCCCACGTCTGCACATGCACTTAAAGCAAGGTGACAAGCGTGACATATCCAGGACCTCCTGACGGCTCGTGCTCTGCATGGCAGCCGCCAAAAGAGCCCCCCGAAGTAGCCTCCAGTGATGTAAATTTGCAGGGGGAGTCCAATTTCCATCACAGCACTGTCACTGCCATGGTCATTAAACTAAATCATCCCGCTGCGTGTCACACTGCTCCCTTCAATCACCGACTTCTATGCGGACTGCAGATTAGAGTCGCCCACAACAACAGTGCCGTTCGGACCTGAGTGATGTGAGGGGATCGCACTAAAGGTGAGAAAGAAGATGAAAACATGCCACGCCCCAAATGAAGGCTGATACAAAACTTCCAACATTTTGATCACCAGAGGACAGCTAGCGGCTTGTGCGAGGAGCTAGCTAACGTAGCCATCTCCATCTATCATGAAATATTAGGAAACGAgtgacaaacacattttaaagagGTGACACCATTTCCTTTTAttagaggggaagtcaacccccaaaattgtttttgacaataatacgttttatgcagccccactaaacTAAATACGGTATGCTGGTTGATATTGCTTTGGTGGAATatcagttaagcagcaaaatccagccatttttatccatctcagggggcggccattttgccacttgctgtcaactgaagatgacatcaatgtagggctgggcgataatTCATATGACGGTATAAACggtatactgtatatcacaGTATAGAATTAAGGTTGTTAAATTGCTTACTGGTTTAAATAGTCCTTTATAGAAGATacatggattaaaaaaacaaaaacaatgaaagaatacatttactttggataacaacatttattgtgcaaatctcAACTCAAAATTATGCATATGCAGTATAGCTTGCAGAGTGCAGGCTAGCTAGATTTGATAGGGGGTGTGGTGGAGGAACTCGTGTGCATGccacaaatctaaaaaattatattattaggactgcagctatcaaatattttggtattcagatATCCTATTGAAAATTCTAGCAAATAATCGGGTACAGTATttggatagaaatatatattcttgattggttaaagaacaatAATCACATTAATGCAGTTAATGAACAaccaactgttttttattttttttaatgtttttagataatcaacatttttttataaacttaaatttaaactgttcagcaCACTATTTTCCTCTCTGAATCTCTCCCCACAGATTTTGTGATTTTGataagtgacgtcagaaccacagtagcCATTTTGGGTAACTTTAGCActgctagctagcgcggctAGTTTGCTGCTTGGTGCTGCTAGCTGGCAATGACAGCGCATTTATGTCGTACTGCGCTACACTTGAGCTTGAACGTGATTTCAGGACGAACTTGTGTTAGTGTCGTCTGTCGCAAGGTTGGTGCCGTCACAAACTATGAATAGACGAGTTACGTCAGCCCTTATGCAACAGTATGTTGTGCGCGCCGACGTATTTACTTTATCGGCTAGTCGGGACAGCCCTAATGCGATGACGTCACCAACATGCGCTTCAGTCAAAATCTCTACCTTCGGCAAAATATATACCTTATATTGAATATAGCgtttatatcgcccagcccgacatcaatgttgctcaggtctcaggtaacaaccaatcacagctcagcctaaaaaaacaggtgacgttgactgagccctgagcaactgtgatgtcataattcagtcgacagcaagtggcaaaatggcactccctctgagatggataaaaatggctcaattttGCTCagaactcttattccacaaatgtaatattaatcagaatgaggTCACagttagactagtgaggtcacatataattgtcaagaaatgtttaaggttgacttccagtTCAAAATATGTTGCAAAAGGCCAAATGAAAaatctaaacacacacacacacacacacacacacacacacacacacaaatggtaaATCTTTTGATGCTGCCTGAAATGAAGTCCAGTGATGTGCACTGAATGCTTTTTGTCAACATTGCTTTCAGTGTGTGAATCTTTTCACAAACGCAAAGAAATATAGAATCTCATTACTTCACTATAGATTGTTCTTGTGAAGGGCAGCAAAGTGATCTCGTAGTTAGCAAGTCTTAATATGGTTCGAGGCTCAAATCTCATCTCCGTCCTTCCTGTGTTTTTGTGGGATTTCTACAGATACTCCTCCTTCCCCATGCATTCCAAATAACATTTTCCTTAGCTtaaaaggtgtattcaaggatatTTTGTCGCTGCGTCTTCCGGGTGGATTATTTTAACGATTAGTTCTCGATCCCATCAATCAATCTGCCGTAACGACGTCGTGCGGGTTCGTTCCGAGCTGCACATgcgcatactttgaaaatggcatctatgaagtgaggccggctggaaagactgatgaagatgagcttgTACATTCCCGACGTTTGATAGATGTTTCCCCCGTATgagcaggagagctggtaggatggtcttccgTAGtcgcattttaaaacaaaaaactgatgtTTCGCTTCTACTTTTCaagaagatccttgaatacacctttaaatgAAGACCGTAGGTATGAATGTTTTGAACGgctctttttaatgaactgattctaaagattcagtttaCTTAAAAGAACTGCCATGCCCATCACAAGTGTTCTGCACCTGT
It encodes the following:
- the cnmd gene encoding leukocyte cell-derived chemotaxin 1 produces the protein MEGHQKTQQIAAFEPFAHRVKTPAGSGGLLRYGAVALSVGAVLMLCASMAALLLRKENERNVYSAHYSMNINGEVREGSVEIDSDDNVERFKTGSGDEEAVEIHDFQSGITAIRFFGGDKCYIKSQIKGNLPRLGAHNKDSLMSDLTDEDMPVRFDDEFLIWVSSEQALKDIAFLSPKILALCGELPIYWLQPLIPKDGVRRKRRRRDSQRAKRQSRVEVLEVTAKEDSSRSGERGGEEGLQSDVGSGFNPENPYHRGGDTGTVAGAGEGGGVTFDSMLDHQGICCAECQRGYTHCQRICEPLRGHWPWPYNYRGCQVACRVIMPCRWWVARILGIV